The Synechococcus sp. WH 8101 sequence GGCCATGCAGCAGATAGGCGGGAGCGATCCGGTCGCAGCGGAGGGCCGCCTCGAGCAGAGACACGGCCAGCGGCTGCCCCACCAGGTCGGCAAACAACGCCGTCACAGGCGTGCCCAGCGCCGGGCCTGTTGGCTGAGCAGCGCCTCCAGGGACTCACGCACCTCGGCCAGGGGGCGATCCGCCCGCACCTCCAGCCACCCCTGCTCCGCTGCCTGGGCAGCAAAACCATCCGCCACCCGCTGCAGAAAGGCCAGGCCCGTCGCCTCGATCCGATCGGCACGGCGGCCCCCTCGGCGCTCCACACTCACCGCCACAGGCAGCGAGAGCCAAATGGTGAGATCCGGTGTCAATCCGCCGGTGGCGATCAACGCCAACTGACGGATTAGGGCCTGATCCAATTGGCGCCCAAACCCCTGATAGGCCATGGTCGATCCGGTGAAACGGTCACTGAGCACCCAGTCACCCCGCTCGAGGGCGGGCCGAATCACCTGAGCAACATGCTGGGCTCGATCCGCTGCATAGAGCAGCAACTCCGCCACCGCTTCCGGTGCCGCCGCCTCGGGAGGATGGAGCAGCAGCTCGCGCAGGGCCTGCCCCAGAGCGGTGCCTCCAGGCTCCCGGGTCTGAATCAGGCGAGCCGTTGATGGCATCAACCCACTGATTGGCAACCAGGCGACCAGATGGGCCATCTGGGTGGTTTTGCCACAACCATCAATCCCCTCCAGCACCAGCAGCCGGCCGCGCTGGATGGTCATGGCAGCCGCAGGCTGAGGGCATTGAGCACCACCGTGATCGAGCTGAGGGCCATCAGGAGGGCAGCGAGCGGAGGCGAGAGCAGCACACCGAAACCGGGCAACAACACCCCGGCCGCCACGGGCAGGGCAATCAGGTTGTAACCGAAAGCCCACACAAGGTTCTGACGCACTTTCGCCATCGTGCGGCGC is a genomic window containing:
- the tmk gene encoding dTMP kinase; the encoded protein is MTIQRGRLLVLEGIDGCGKTTQMAHLVAWLPISGLMPSTARLIQTREPGGTALGQALRELLLHPPEAAAPEAVAELLLYAADRAQHVAQVIRPALERGDWVLSDRFTGSTMAYQGFGRQLDQALIRQLALIATGGLTPDLTIWLSLPVAVSVERRGGRRADRIEATGLAFLQRVADGFAAQAAEQGWLEVRADRPLAEVRESLEALLSQQARRWARL